The nucleotide window AGATTTCGTGCGAACTACCCGTTCCGCCACAAACCGGGCATTCGTACGGCGCGCCCGGCCCTTGCTCGTACCTGTATCCAAAAGACGCGCCTCGCGGCCGTTTCGTTGCCTGCCCGCCGGCCTCGAGACCAGGTCGCGAGATGATGACCGCGCCCTAGCTGCGCCCTCGACAACCGGGAGAGCGGATGACCGACGAAGTGCGTTACGAAACCGCCGGCGCGGTGGCCACGATCACCCTCGACCGGACCGCGGCGCTCAACGCGCTCACCGTCGAGGTCAAGCTCGGGCTGCTCGCCGCCCTGCGGCGCGCCGCCGACGATCCCGCGGTCCGCGCCGTGGTGCTGACCGGAGCCGGCCGGGCGTTCTGCGTCGGGCAAGACCTCCGTGAGCACGTCGCCGGGCTCGAAGCGGGCGAGCGGGACCTGCCGACCGTCACCGACCACTACAACCCGATCGTCGAGGCGATCGCCACCCTGCCCAAGCCGGTGATCGCCGCGGTCAACGGCGCCGCCGCGGGCGCGGGCGCCGCGCTGGCGTTCGCATGTGACATCCGCATCGCCGCCAGCGACGCCTCCTTCCTGATGGCGTTCGCCCGGGTGGGACTCGGCCCGGACAGCGGGGCGTCCTGGACGCTGCAACGGCTGGTCGGCGCCGGGCGGGCGACTGCAATGCTCATGCTCGCCGAACCGGTCGCCGCCGCGCAGGCACTCGAGATGGGCCTGGTCAGCGTGGTGGTGGCCCCCGAGGACCTGCTGACGACGGCCGGCGAGCTCGCCGCCCGCCTCGCCGCCGGTCCCACGGTCGCCTATGCGGCCATCAAGGAGACTCAGGCCTTCGCGGCGTCTCACTCTCTAGTGGAGAGTTTGGCTAAAGAGGCCGAAACCCAGGCACGCTGCGGCCACACCGCGGACCACCTCGCGGCGGTCGAGGCCTTCCTCGCCAAGCAGCCGGCGACCTTCACCGGTCAGTAGCCGCGCCGCTAGCGGGCGAGGCAACCGGCCAGGTGGTCGTTGACGATCCCGGTCGCCTGCATCAAGGCGTACGCCGTCGTCGGTCCGACGAAGCGCACGCCGTGCGCCTTGAGCGCCTTCGCCAGTGCGGCCGACTCCGGCGAGGTGGCCGGGACGTCGTCGAGGGTCCTCGGGGCGCGTCGGCGGCCGGTCGGCGCGAAGCCGTGGACGAACGAGAGCAGCCCGCCGGGCAAGTCTGCGACGGCGGCGGCGTTGGAGATCGTGGCCTCGATCTTCATCCGGTTGCGGACGATGCCTGGGTCGGCGAGCAAGCGCCGGACGTCTGCGTCGTCGAAGGCGGCCACGGCGGGGATCGAGAAGCAGGCGAAGGCCGCCCGGAACCCAGGGCGCTTGCGCAGGATGATCAGCCAGGACAGCCCCGACTGGAAGCCTTCGAGCGACATCCGTTCGAACATCGCATCGTCGCTGGCGAGCGGGCGTCCCCACTCCTCGTCGTGGTAGGCCACGTAGTCGGGGGCTGACACCGCCCACGGGCAGCGGCGACGGCCGTCAGCGCCGGTGACCGGGCCGCGGGCGATCACGCTCAGCCTTCGCCGTCGGCGACCTCGGCGGGCTCGCCGTCGGCCACCTCGGCGGGGTCGTCCGGCTGCGCGGGGTCGTCCGGCTGCGCGGGGTCGTCCGGCGGCGCGGGGTCGTCCGGCTGCGCGAGGTCGATTGGCTCGGCGACCCCGCGTGGAGCGGCCGGGCCGGACGGCGCGGGGGCGGCCGCCGCAGGGATGTCCAACCCCTCCGCCTGGGCGAGCGAGGCGTGGATGCGGGCGAGCGCGGCGTCGACGTCGTCCATCCGGTAGCCGCGCAGCCCGATCCGGAACCGCAGCTTGGGGATGTCGGCCGCGCCGATCGGGCCGTCGGGCAGGCCGGCGTCGAGGCGGTCGACCGGCTCCTCGGACATCGGCTGCTCGGCTGCCGCCAGCATCACCGCGACCGCGGTCAGCACAGCGATACCGATGACCACGGCCACGATGACGCCCACCCCGAGATCGTCTCATCCGGCCGCGACGCCGCGATGGCCGTCTGACGGTCCTAGAAAGTTCTCAGACGGCCATCGGAGCCGGGTCACCCCCGACGGCAGCCCGCGCCCGGCGTACCTCGCGTGGCAGCGCTCCACCTGCGCCACCACCTCGCGCGGGTGTTCGCGCAGCCGCCGCGGCGGGTTGTGGAGCACGATCAGGCCACTGGTGGTCAGCGCGTCGTGGCGTTCCTGCAGATCCTCGAACAGGTCCTCGCGGGCGTGGGCGCTACGCCCGTTGGTCTCGTGGACCACGCCGGAGTCGGCGATGAGCGCGTCCACGCAGACCACGCGCCCACATGCCAGGCGCAGCCAGACGTTGTACTCGACCTGCGGCAGCACCGCGCTCGCGTCGGCGAGGCGCCGGAAGTCCGCCTCAGGCACCGAGCGGATGCCACTCGCCAGCGCAGCGAGCGCCTGATCCCCGAACCGGCTGTTGCGAGGCGGCCCTTGCACGTGGGCACGGCAGAGGTCGTCGACGGTGGTGACCCGCCGCTGGACGGCGTCACTGAACGCCGCGAGCACGAGCCTGCTCTGACGCATCCGCCGCGTCGCGGCGACCACGGCCGTCGCGGGCTCGACGTAGCGGATCACGCCGGTGGAGACCACGTCGAAGGGGGCCAGCGTGCGGCGCACCACCACGAACCCGCGGCTGCGGACCGGCTCGCCGTACGGCACCACGACCTGGACTCGCTCCTGGTCGACCGCGACCGCCTGCACCCCGTGGAAGCGGCAGGCATCCGCA belongs to Mycobacteriales bacterium and includes:
- a CDS encoding DivIVA domain-containing protein, translated to MGVIVAVVIGIAVLTAVAVMLAAAEQPMSEEPVDRLDAGLPDGPIGAADIPKLRFRIGLRGYRMDDVDAALARIHASLAQAEGLDIPAAAAPAPSGPAAPRGVAEPIDLAQPDDPAPPDDPAQPDDPAQPDDPAEVADGEPAEVADGEG
- a CDS encoding DNA-3-methyladenine glycosylase I, translated to MIARGPVTGADGRRRCPWAVSAPDYVAYHDEEWGRPLASDDAMFERMSLEGFQSGLSWLIILRKRPGFRAAFACFSIPAVAAFDDADVRRLLADPGIVRNRMKIEATISNAAAVADLPGGLLSFVHGFAPTGRRRAPRTLDDVPATSPESAALAKALKAHGVRFVGPTTAYALMQATGIVNDHLAGCLAR
- a CDS encoding enoyl-CoA hydratase-related protein, with product MTDEVRYETAGAVATITLDRTAALNALTVEVKLGLLAALRRAADDPAVRAVVLTGAGRAFCVGQDLREHVAGLEAGERDLPTVTDHYNPIVEAIATLPKPVIAAVNGAAAGAGAALAFACDIRIAASDASFLMAFARVGLGPDSGASWTLQRLVGAGRATAMLMLAEPVAAAQALEMGLVSVVVAPEDLLTTAGELAARLAAGPTVAYAAIKETQAFAASHSLVESLAKEAETQARCGHTADHLAAVEAFLAKQPATFTGQ